One part of the Capra hircus breed San Clemente chromosome 4, ASM170441v1, whole genome shotgun sequence genome encodes these proteins:
- the LOC102180188 gene encoding olfactory receptor 9A4-like, which yields MLKNYSSTTEFYLLGFPGSKELRDILFATFFSFYLVTMVGNILIIVVVCVDKRLQTPMYFFLGHLSVLEMLTTTVTVPLMLWGLLLPGMQAISLTACCVQLYLYLSLGISEFILFAAMAVDRYVAVCNPLRYIIIMNSHTCLWVVVVSWVFGFLFEIWPVYATFHLTFCKSNVLDHFYCDRGQLFKLSCDNSFFTEFILFLMAVFVLFGSLIPTIVSYTYIISTILKIPSGSGRWKAFSTCASHFTCVVIGYSSCLFLYVKPKQTQAAEYNRVASLMVVVVNPFLNPFIFTLRNDKFIEVFRDAMKSCYRLLKA from the coding sequence ATGTTGAAAAATTACTCTAGCACCACGGAATTTTATCTCCTTGGTTTCCCTGGCTCTAAAGAACTACGTGATATTCTTTTTgccactttcttttccttttacttgGTGACAATGGTGGGAAATATCCTCATTATTGTGGTTGTCTGTGTTGATAAACGTCTGCAGAcccccatgtatttcttcctggGTCACCTCTCTGTCCTAGAGATGCTGACCACAACCGTGACTGTCCCCTTGATGCTCTGGGGTCTGCTACTTCCTGGGATGCAGGCAATATCCTTGACTGCCTGTTGTGTACAACTGTATCTGTACCTGTCTTTGGGAATATCGGAGTTCATATTATTTGCTGCGATGGCTGTGGACCGTTATGTGGCTGTCTGTAACCCTCTGCGGTACATCATCATTATGAACAGCCACACCTGTCTCTGGGTGGTAGTTGTGTCCTGGGTATTTGGCTTCCTGTTTGAAATCTGGCCAGTCTATGCCACGTTTCATCTTACTTTCTGCAAATCAAATGTGCTAGATCATTTTTACTGTGACCGAGGACAGCTATTCAAGCTATCATGTGATAATAGCTTTTTCactgaatttattctttttttaatggccgTTTTTGTACTTTTTGGTTCTTTGATCCCTACAATTGTCTCCTACACCTACATCATCTCCACCATCCTCAAGATCCCTTCAGGATCTGGCCGCTGGAAAGCCTTCTCTACATGTGCCTCGCACTTCACCTGTGTCGTGATCGGCTACAGCAGCTGTTTGTTCCTCTATGTGAAACCCAAGCAAACGCAGGCCGCTGAGTACAACAGGGTAGCATCActgatggtggtagtggtgaaTCCTTTTCTGAACCCTTTTATCTTCACCCTCCGAAATGACAAATTCATAGAGGTGTTTCGAGATGCCATGAAAAGCTGCTATCGACTCCTCAAGGCTTAG